The proteins below are encoded in one region of Cyclopterus lumpus isolate fCycLum1 chromosome 8, fCycLum1.pri, whole genome shotgun sequence:
- the hmox2b gene encoding heme oxygenase 2 isoform X2 — protein sequence MSAEKMETTANGAGPVYEGGKDNTLSPEDLSEVLAAGTKEVHEKAENTQFVKDFLRGRIRKELFKLGAVALYYTYTAMEEEIERNKDHPHFAPLYFPTELHRHEALARDLEYFYGPDWQSQVSCSQATQRYVDRIHQVGQEDPVLLVAHAYTRYMGDLSGGQVLKKVAQRAMKLPATGEGLEFYQFDGINSAKAFKQLYRSRMNELELDMEIKTRLVEEAVKAFQFNMEVFEELEEIGKNIQEDVLDAGMSVHGAVGGDVSKCPYYTAKMAASGWTAYGSQLAMAVLRHPTGQVLFATWFAALAGLAAWYLM from the exons atgtctGCAGAGAAGATGGAGACGACAGCCAATGGAGCGGGGCCTGTATATGAGGGAGGAAAAGATAACACCCTTAG TCCTGAGGATCTGTCTGAGGTGCTGGCAGCGGGGACCAAGGAGGTTCACGAAAAGGCCGAGAACACCCAGTTTGTGAAAGACTTCCTCAGGGGACGCATCCGCAAAGAGCTCTTCAAG CTTGGCGCCGTGGCACTCTACTACACTTATACAGCCATGGAGGAGGAGATTGAGAGGAACAAAGACCACCCCCACTTTGCCCCTTTATATTTTCCCACAGAGCTGCACCGCCACGAGGCTCTGGCCCGTGACCTTGAGTACTTTTATGGCCCTGACTGGCAGAGCCAGGTCAGCTGCTCCCAGGCCACCCAGCGCTATGTGGACCGTATTCATCAAGTAGGCCAGGAGGACCCAGTTCTGCTGGTGGCCCATGCCTACACCCGCTACATGGGGGACCTGTCTGGGGGACAGGTGCTGAAGAAGGTGGCACAGAGAGCCATGAAGCTGCCGGCCACAGGGGAGGGCCTTGAATTCTACCAGTTTGATGGCATCAATAGTGCCAAAGCATTCAAGCAGCTGTACCGCAGTCGGATGAATGAGCTGGAACTGGACATGGAAATAAAGACGAGACTGGTAGAAGAGGCTGTCAAGGCCTTCCAGTTCAACATGGAG GTGTTCGAGGAGCTGGAAGAGATCGGTAAAAACATCCAGGAGGATGTTTTGGATGCTGGCATGTCTGTCCATGGCGCAGTGGGCGGAGACGTCAGCAAGTGTCCCTACTACACCGCCAAAATGG CGGCGTCGGGTTGGACGGCGTACGGCTCTCAGCTCGCCATGGCTGTACTCCGACACCCGACCGGACAAGTTCTGTTTGCTACCTGGTTCGCTGCTCTGGCCGGATTGGCTGCGTGGTATCTGATGTGA
- the hmox2b gene encoding heme oxygenase 2 isoform X1, whose amino-acid sequence METTANGAGPVYEGGKDNTLSPEDLSEVLAAGTKEVHEKAENTQFVKDFLRGRIRKELFKLGAVALYYTYTAMEEEIERNKDHPHFAPLYFPTELHRHEALARDLEYFYGPDWQSQVSCSQATQRYVDRIHQVGQEDPVLLVAHAYTRYMGDLSGGQVLKKVAQRAMKLPATGEGLEFYQFDGINSAKAFKQLYRSRMNELELDMEIKTRLVEEAVKAFQFNMEVFEELEEIGKNIQEDVLDAGMSVHGAVGGDVSKCPYYTAKMAASGWTAYGSQLAMAVLRHPTGQVLFATWFAALAGLAAWYLM is encoded by the exons ATGGAGACGACAGCCAATGGAGCGGGGCCTGTATATGAGGGAGGAAAAGATAACACCCTTAG TCCTGAGGATCTGTCTGAGGTGCTGGCAGCGGGGACCAAGGAGGTTCACGAAAAGGCCGAGAACACCCAGTTTGTGAAAGACTTCCTCAGGGGACGCATCCGCAAAGAGCTCTTCAAG CTTGGCGCCGTGGCACTCTACTACACTTATACAGCCATGGAGGAGGAGATTGAGAGGAACAAAGACCACCCCCACTTTGCCCCTTTATATTTTCCCACAGAGCTGCACCGCCACGAGGCTCTGGCCCGTGACCTTGAGTACTTTTATGGCCCTGACTGGCAGAGCCAGGTCAGCTGCTCCCAGGCCACCCAGCGCTATGTGGACCGTATTCATCAAGTAGGCCAGGAGGACCCAGTTCTGCTGGTGGCCCATGCCTACACCCGCTACATGGGGGACCTGTCTGGGGGACAGGTGCTGAAGAAGGTGGCACAGAGAGCCATGAAGCTGCCGGCCACAGGGGAGGGCCTTGAATTCTACCAGTTTGATGGCATCAATAGTGCCAAAGCATTCAAGCAGCTGTACCGCAGTCGGATGAATGAGCTGGAACTGGACATGGAAATAAAGACGAGACTGGTAGAAGAGGCTGTCAAGGCCTTCCAGTTCAACATGGAG GTGTTCGAGGAGCTGGAAGAGATCGGTAAAAACATCCAGGAGGATGTTTTGGATGCTGGCATGTCTGTCCATGGCGCAGTGGGCGGAGACGTCAGCAAGTGTCCCTACTACACCGCCAAAATGG CGGCGTCGGGTTGGACGGCGTACGGCTCTCAGCTCGCCATGGCTGTACTCCGACACCCGACCGGACAAGTTCTGTTTGCTACCTGGTTCGCTGCTCTGGCCGGATTGGCTGCGTGGTATCTGATGTGA
- the dnaja3a gene encoding dnaJ heat shock protein family (Hsp40) member A3a isoform X2 encodes MASSAARCSSRWITVLVSSGRRRAVAAAGARAGHGGARSISTLGAERLCWGGNLARGGAGKALTLRGLSGINPPHAAGTLSFHTSSTACSKPDFYQILGVPRTATQKEVKNAYYQMAKKYHPDTNKDDPQAKEKFAQLAEAYEILSDEGKRKQYDTYGSTGFDAGQAGGGQRYWSGQASSVDPEELFRKIFGEFSGGRGFGDFNAIFEQPQEYIMELTFTQAAKGVNKEFSVNIEAACQRCDGKGNEPGTKVQHCNFCNGSGMATVNTGPFVMRSTCRRCGGKGTVIATPCHSCRGAGQTKQRKTVTVPVPAGVEDGQTIRMPVGKKEVFITFRVQRSPVFRRDGADIHSDLLVSVAQAILGGTARAQGLYETLNLSIPAGIQTDQRIRLSGKGIARITGYGYGDHYVHVKIKVPKILTDRQRALLASYAEDETEVEGTVTGVTTTTTGKRSTWN; translated from the exons ATGGCGTCCTCGGCTGCCCGGTGCTCCTCACGCTGGATAACGGTGCTCGTGTCCTCTGGACGGCGCAGGGCCGTCGCTGCTGCTGGTGCCCGTGCCGGCCATGGAGGGGCCCGCAGTATATCCACCCTGGGAGCGGAAAGGCTGTGTTGGGGAGGGAACCTGGCGCGTGGCGGAGCGGGGAAAGCGTTGACATTGAGAGGGCTGTCAG GCATCAACCCACCACACGCTGCCGGCACGCTGTCCTTCCACACGAGTTCCACCGCCTGTAGCAAGCCGGACTTCTACCAGATCCTCGGCGTCCCTCGCACAGCAACCCAGAAAGAGGTCAAGAACGCCTACTACCAG ATGGCCAAAAAGTATCACCCTGACACCAACAAAGATGACCCGCAAGCAAAGGAAAAGTTTGCTCAGCTGGCTGAAGCTTACGAG ATCCTGAGTGatgaaggaaagaggaagcagTACGACACGTATGGCTCGACGGGCTTTGACGCTGGTCAGGCTGGCGGAGGGCAGCGTTACTGGTCTGGCCAGGCCAGCAGCGTGGACCCAGAGGAGCTCTTCCGCAAGATCTTTGGGGAATTCTCCGGAGGCCGTGGCTTTGGAGACTTCAATGCCATATTTGAACAGCCACAGGAG TACATCATGGAGCTGACCTTCACTCAGGCAGCAAAGGGAGTCAACAAAGAGTTTTCCGTTAACATAGAGGCGGCCTGCCAGCGGTGCGACGGTAAGGGCAATGAGCCGGGCACCAAGGTCCAGCACTGCAACTTCTGCAACGGCTCCGGCATG GCGACCGTGAACACGGGCCCGTTTGTGATGCGCTCCACGTGCCGCCGCTGTGGTGGCAAAGGCACAGTCATCGCCACTCCCTGCCACTCGTGTCGCGGGGCGGGACAGACCAAGCAGAGGAAGACTGTGACGGTTCCCGTGCCTGCAG GAGTGGAGGATGGTCAGACAATCAGAATGCCAGTTGGTAAGAAGGAGGTCTTCATCACGTTTAGG GTCCAAAGAAGTCCTGTGTTCAGGAGGGACGGCGCAGACATCCACTCTGACCTTTTGGTCTCCGTGGCACAGGCGATCCTGGGCGGCACGGCGCGGGCACAGGGCCTTTATGAAACACTTAACTTATCA ATACCTGCAGGCATCCAGACCGACCAGAGGATTCGTCTGTCGGGGAAGGGAATCGCTCGCATCACTGGCTACGGCTATGGAGACCACTATGTCCATGTCAAAATCAAAGTACCCAA GATCCTGACAGACCGACAGAGAGCTCTGCTGGCGAGCTATGCTGAGGACGAGACGGAAGTAGAGGGGACGGTGACCGGCGTCACGACCACCACCACAG GTAAAAGGTCAACCTGGAACTGA
- the dnaja3a gene encoding dnaJ heat shock protein family (Hsp40) member A3a isoform X1, with the protein MASSAARCSSRWITVLVSSGRRRAVAAAGARAGHGGARSISTLGAERLCWGGNLARGGAGKALTLRGLSGINPPHAAGTLSFHTSSTACSKPDFYQILGVPRTATQKEVKNAYYQMAKKYHPDTNKDDPQAKEKFAQLAEAYEILSDEGKRKQYDTYGSTGFDAGQAGGGQRYWSGQASSVDPEELFRKIFGEFSGGRGFGDFNAIFEQPQEYIMELTFTQAAKGVNKEFSVNIEAACQRCDGKGNEPGTKVQHCNFCNGSGMATVNTGPFVMRSTCRRCGGKGTVIATPCHSCRGAGQTKQRKTVTVPVPAGVEDGQTIRMPVGKKEVFITFRVQRSPVFRRDGADIHSDLLVSVAQAILGGTARAQGLYETLNLSIPAGIQTDQRIRLSGKGIARITGYGYGDHYVHVKIKVPKILTDRQRALLASYAEDETEVEGTVTGVTTTTTGGGSSGKRSEAGQSEHDEKEAELKQEGGIFSKLKKLFSSS; encoded by the exons ATGGCGTCCTCGGCTGCCCGGTGCTCCTCACGCTGGATAACGGTGCTCGTGTCCTCTGGACGGCGCAGGGCCGTCGCTGCTGCTGGTGCCCGTGCCGGCCATGGAGGGGCCCGCAGTATATCCACCCTGGGAGCGGAAAGGCTGTGTTGGGGAGGGAACCTGGCGCGTGGCGGAGCGGGGAAAGCGTTGACATTGAGAGGGCTGTCAG GCATCAACCCACCACACGCTGCCGGCACGCTGTCCTTCCACACGAGTTCCACCGCCTGTAGCAAGCCGGACTTCTACCAGATCCTCGGCGTCCCTCGCACAGCAACCCAGAAAGAGGTCAAGAACGCCTACTACCAG ATGGCCAAAAAGTATCACCCTGACACCAACAAAGATGACCCGCAAGCAAAGGAAAAGTTTGCTCAGCTGGCTGAAGCTTACGAG ATCCTGAGTGatgaaggaaagaggaagcagTACGACACGTATGGCTCGACGGGCTTTGACGCTGGTCAGGCTGGCGGAGGGCAGCGTTACTGGTCTGGCCAGGCCAGCAGCGTGGACCCAGAGGAGCTCTTCCGCAAGATCTTTGGGGAATTCTCCGGAGGCCGTGGCTTTGGAGACTTCAATGCCATATTTGAACAGCCACAGGAG TACATCATGGAGCTGACCTTCACTCAGGCAGCAAAGGGAGTCAACAAAGAGTTTTCCGTTAACATAGAGGCGGCCTGCCAGCGGTGCGACGGTAAGGGCAATGAGCCGGGCACCAAGGTCCAGCACTGCAACTTCTGCAACGGCTCCGGCATG GCGACCGTGAACACGGGCCCGTTTGTGATGCGCTCCACGTGCCGCCGCTGTGGTGGCAAAGGCACAGTCATCGCCACTCCCTGCCACTCGTGTCGCGGGGCGGGACAGACCAAGCAGAGGAAGACTGTGACGGTTCCCGTGCCTGCAG GAGTGGAGGATGGTCAGACAATCAGAATGCCAGTTGGTAAGAAGGAGGTCTTCATCACGTTTAGG GTCCAAAGAAGTCCTGTGTTCAGGAGGGACGGCGCAGACATCCACTCTGACCTTTTGGTCTCCGTGGCACAGGCGATCCTGGGCGGCACGGCGCGGGCACAGGGCCTTTATGAAACACTTAACTTATCA ATACCTGCAGGCATCCAGACCGACCAGAGGATTCGTCTGTCGGGGAAGGGAATCGCTCGCATCACTGGCTACGGCTATGGAGACCACTATGTCCATGTCAAAATCAAAGTACCCAA GATCCTGACAGACCGACAGAGAGCTCTGCTGGCGAGCTATGCTGAGGACGAGACGGAAGTAGAGGGGACGGTGACCGGCGTCACGACCACCACCACAG GTGGGGGGAGCAGTGGTAAGCGGTCTGAGGCAGGGCAAAGCGAGCATGACGAGAAGGAAGCAGAGTTGAAACAAGAGGGGGGCATCTTCTCCAAATTAAAGAAATTGTTTAGTTCGTCCTGA